A region of the Mus musculus strain C57BL/6J chromosome X, GRCm38.p6 C57BL/6J genome:
ctcctataaaggcaatcatttaattgtggctgccttatatagtccattattgtcatggtaggAAACATAGCAGCACATAGGCAGACACAGTACTGGAGAGTTCTACATGCTGATAAGCAGGCAGCAGGATGAGAGAAACACACTAAGCCTGGCTTGAGCACTTGAAACTTTAAAGCTCACCCCCACTAACATAATTCCTCTAACGAGACCTCccaatggtgccactccctatgcaTCTAAGGGgactattttcattcaaaccaccacactcctgATACCTTGGCTTGCACCTCAAAATGGACTGGTAACTAAACAAGCCGACTTCCCCTTGGTTGCTTTTGTCTATGTATGTTGTCACAACTccaaaagaaatgaagggaactggagagatgactcaccaGTTAGTAGCAATGATTATACTTCTAGAggagctgggttcaattcccagtacccacactgcAACTAAATACAtctataactgcagttccaggagattcaacTCTTCGTTCTGGCCTCCAACAGCATCAGGCACATaaatggtgtacagacatacacacagacaaaacactcaatacataaaataaaaataatttcaaaaagacAACTAAGAAAGTGGGCTTCTTTCTAGCTTCATCATATTTTTACCATTTCACACAATAAGCATACATTACTCTTATAATTAGGTAGAAAGACATTAACATTAAGAACCCCAaaaaatttcaaaggaaaatgaGTATTTATTCAGGTCCCAAATAGAGTTGTTCTACGCTTAGAACAAATATACAGGAAAAACTGTCACACAGGAAAAGAGCAATTTACTTTATTACATTAAAAGGTAAGATCCATAACATGACCACACAAAGTCACACAACTGTCATACAGAGAGCATAATGGTTCATGTCGTTAATCAGCAAAGAATCAGATATTAAAGCAGAATACAACTCTCATCTATTATTATAGGACTACAGACTTTCCTTTTTGGTATTATGGTTTTTAATATAGGCCTTTTGAGTTTCTTTTCTAAGTTTAATATGCTATCATAGCAAGAGTGAAGAGAAAACGGAGCTGTTTTTGATGACTTGGCACTGAGAAACTAGCCTATGGGAATACTTTGAAATACGTAAAAACACTATATTCACAAAATTGATCACAGCATTATTTGTAACACTGAAAATTTGGAAATAATCTAAATTTCTAACAACTGAAAGAAGGCTGAGAAAATTACAATAAATCTATGCAATAACACATATTACcagcaatataaaatatctgcaaAATTCACTAATAACCAACCATACATAATGTTCAGAAAGAAAGAGCAGAAGTTGTATTATAAACAACATAGAGGATCAAGAAATGTAAAACATTCATACCCCAAAAAGAACAAACTATGGCAATCTTAGTATAAAGCACTCAGACATTTTCTTgccttttaaaatgcatttctgCTTTCCAATTTCTGTATAATTAACATATCAAACTCATGAGGAAAAATGCCTTCTAAAAAAATGTAGCAAATAACAGATTTTTAAGATGTGTTCATTTTCCCCCATAATACACTCTAGAGAGTCCTGACAGCCTCAGCTTCTAAGCAGGGGGGTAGGGGAGCCAGGCTATGAAGAATGGCTGTGAAGGGGTTGGAGCAAAGAAGAGGGGACAAAGGCTTGAAGGACCAGGGAGGTAAGGATTGGCAAGGAGAGTCAGCCAAGGGAAGGGGTATTGTGGAGCCAGGGAAGACTCTGACTGCTCAACGGAGGTCTTTCTAGACCCTTAGTAGGCACTGACGGTGTTCTTAAAGGGCAGGGGTCAAGAGGGATTTTAGGAAGACACATGGATTCTTTAAGGaacaggggagggaaaaggaggggaaggaaatttcttgggaaggaaagaaagaaggacagaGGCAATGGTGATGAGAGTGGAAGGAAGAAGCTGATGGCCACAGCAAACTCCCTACTCTATGCCTAAACCAAATATAGTTTGCTCATTGTGGGCAAGTGCAGGACAGTAGGGACCTGCCAATCAGGGTGAACACATCTAGATCGAATCCAGGGCATCTCCGTCCAGTCTGCTAGGATGGGAAGGTTCTAAGTGCGAAGTAAAacagaaattttttaaaatgttattttgtgttaatgaatttaaatttaaatagccACATATGTCATTGGAAGCAGAATTCAGAGGGGTTTAAACTAAAACTGTACTTTGGaagattaaatatatatatatatatatatatatatatatgtatatatgtatatatgtatatatgtatgtgtatgtatgtgtatgtatatgtatatatacacatacacacacatacatacacatacatacacacacacacatacacacacactatggccAAACAGGAACAATAAATAGATGTCAAATAAACACTTGTGTCAAAATCTGTCCCTCTATGAAGGAGatgaagctaaaaaaaaaaagaaaacatgctgTGAGGAGTTTCTAAACTAAATTGTAAAATGACACTGAGTAGACATCAGGAGAGCAGTAAAGATCAAGAACAAGGAAAGATGGGAGCAAAGCCTTTGCAAAAGTCAGTTTCAGAACAACAGACAAATCTACTCTACTATAGGCCAGCTGGTAAAATCAACAATCTCTCTTTGAAATTTTACACACTTCAAAGTAGTGTCTTGACTTTTTGGTTACAATTTAATACATGACAGTAACTTAATCTAATCAGCTATTTactatagtttttgttttaaaaacatttacctTGAGACACTGAatcatttttaatgaaattattgaaattactcatttaaatacaaaacaaaatacatagaATGTTTATTTAGAAAGCTGTTGACTCCTGGTAATTGAACAGTTTTCACAATGTTAGAGGAAGGACTTCTGTCTGGTGACAGTAATGAAATAACCTAATCCTTACTACATGCCCATATTCTAGTTACCTTCGTACTTAGGGAACACAGAACTACATTCTGAAAATTACTTATACCCTATTAATAAAAAGTATCCACAACCCTCAAGATAATTTACATTTcataaacatgttttgttttgttttgttttagcaaaaAGTAGAatacctcctgcctccaggatacATGGATATCTGCAGTTTTCTAAATAGGCATATGAATACAATCTGGAATGATTCAAATCATGGGAATAGTTCCATTTGAGATGATTTCATTGTGAATAACAGAATTTTTAACAGATAGCCACTGAGTTCAAGAATTGTAGTATTTACTAACAAATTATTATTTGGGCCAGAGAGTATTGAAATACTTAACTGAATTTCCTAACTTTAACTATACTTTACTaagcattatttattatttaatgaagAAACACCACATTGATCATCACATgggtattttacctttgattctAAATCTGTAGTCTTAGAAGCAATAACTCTAGAAGCAACTTGAATTTCACATTTGAGAAAGAAATAAATCCCATGTTAACATGCTTGACACTCTGGGCTACGTAAGACATATGGTTACTATCTGAAATGCACTAAATTCAACAAGCAAATGATTTCTTAAGTACAGTATTATGTCTGGCTAGCATGGTCTTTAGATATAAAGATAAGATTATACCTTAGTTCACTTTGTACTTGTGTAGTAACGAAGCTATGggagcttttaaaataaaagtttcagCTTAGCCCAAATCCAATGGCAAATTCTAACTTAAGAAGGACTACATAAAAAGGGCCATCTGCCACCTAGTCCGAGGCCAGATTGCTGATGCATGTTTCCACTGTTTCCCACTCAGGTTATATCTAATACAATGGGTAGGGGGGGAAGGGGACACATATGTGCCCACTGAGGCTGGCAGAACTCAAGGCCTCAGTGAGTGGAGAAGACCTCCATGTTGGGAGTCATTATATACATTGTGATCCTGCAGTGGGTCAGAATCGACAAAATAGAGTTCCCCGGCATGGATATCAGAAAAGTTAGCCAGAAATTCACTAGGATCGAAGCCAACCCACACAGTGTACCTGTAGTCTACAGTGCGTATAGAATATCCCATGACCTTTATATCATTTAAGCTTGGCTTGTCAGAATTCCACTGAGGGAAATCTGCAGGCCGGGGGTACTGGCTATAGGCGATCAACTCCCGGGGATTACCAAACAAGTCTGGCTCCTCTTCCAAGTCATGGAGCTGCAAATGCTTCTGAAGATTCTGGCCTTCTCTGCAAAGCTCAACATGAAAAGAAGGGATGGGGCACCGAGGAGGAACTGGCAGTCCTGCAAGTCCAGCGAGCGTGGGGAAGAGAGATACAAGTTCTACGAGGTCCTCGGTGTGCCTGCCTGAAACAGGAAACAGCACGGTTGCATGTAGTACACTGCAGACACCAGCGAAAGCAGAAGCCTGTCTGAGCACcacctctcccccatctcttcttCATACACAACATCCATTTGTTTGTAAAAGCAGCTTGGAAGTGCTACTTGAGGACGCCACTCTTCACTATGACACCCAATGGACTAGCAGGAGGGAAAGTTACAGTCTCTGGCCAGCTAGAAGCATTTTTAAACTACTTAAAGTTTAGAGCTAGATACTTGATTCAGACACATTTAATCAATTAAAGCTCTACCCGCTGTGTAAAAATCTGTTGAAGATGACTTGTTTTTAAGTGTTTGTATTTgatccatattttctttttaatatggtAAAAACACAAAACATGAACTTCACAACCTTAACCATGCTTTAGTGGCAATAAATGTATTCATATTgtgtcatcatcaccatcaattCTACAACTCCTTGTACACCTCTGTTTCCACTGCCTCAGAACATCACCATCACTAAACCAAACAGCTGCCCATTTTTCTACTACCGTCAACTGGTAATTCTCAGTCTACTTTGTAGCACTATGCATTTGACTGCTAGAGATAGCTCATGTGAGTGGTCTCAGTATTTGATCCTACATGCCTCTGTGGCTTATTTGCACTTAACCTAATGTCCTCAAGGCTCATCTATTCTATAGCACActagaatttccttcctttttaagaaTGGAGAATATTCTACTACATATGTATAACACATTGTGTATATcgtactgtatgtatgtatgtgtgtgtatgtatgtatgtatgtatgtgtatatatatatatatatatatatataccacattgtGTATATCCATCCATGGATTGACAGCAGTAAACAATTCTGGAGAAGGGGGACACTCTGACCAGCCCAGCTGTTCACAGGTCCCCTCTTAGAACTGTCAAGCTTCCTGCAACCGTGTAGAAAACTCTAGGGACCCAGCTTTTCTGAGTCATACCCATGCGGATCTGGGCTTTTCAGCAATGCAGGTGCTTATGAGTAATTGGTGCTCCTGTGAGTAACCTTTCACTCAGAGTCCTGTTAGCAGCTCCAATAAAACTCACTAATTGACTAAGTTGGATTCTGGTGTAATTGTTCCTTTGGTGTGTCATGGGTTCCCTTTCTTGGgggagtagatgtgtgtgtgtgtgtgtgtgtgtgtgtgtgtgagagagagagagagagagagagagagagagagagagagagagagagagagagagctgcataCCCCTAGGAAAAGTCtctcatataaaaaaaaacaaaaaacaaaaaaccccaccgcTATGAAAGTAAAAGAGGCAGGTGTACATCACTGAAAAACTGTTCCCACTCAATCTAGTCAAGAAGACTTAAGACTGTGGGACAATGGCACAGGAAGGCTACTCTGGATACTTGTCAAGAAGAATCAAAGACATGGCATGAGGAGGCAACATGATAAGGAGGTCATGTAAGGCCTTAATGTCCATTGTGAAGACATTGACTCAGTGTGATGGGAGCACAGGAGGCTCCTGTGCAGGGCTGTAATTTGGAGGTTTTATATTCcattttgattttcatctttGCAGTGTTACGGATAAGAAGCTAGGGCTTCAGTACAGCCTAGACATGAACTCCACCACCGAGGTAGATCCCGACTTCTGCTTTGAGTTTGAAATGGTTACTTGCAATGTCACGAGAAAGAAGACTCGAGAACCAAGGGCACATGCAAGGAGACTTCAGAAAGCTGCTACAGCAGAAGGCTGGTGGAAGGGAAACTGAGAATGGGCAGAGACAGATTCCGAATGGAGAGGGCCATGCTTGCTGCTAGATTGCATAGCATatatggaataaagaaaaaaaaacatggattGAAAAGACTCTGAACATTCTTTTTTCAGTAGCAGGAATTGAACCTTGGCACTGAATTTGCATACTATGTATACCTAGGAATTGAAATAGCATGCTAGACAAACACTGTAGCTTTGAGCCACACCCTGAGCatgcatttttgttttggtttgttgttgttgttggagggggtttggttttggttttgaggcgAGTTCTCAGTAAATTGCAGAGGCTGCTCTCGCCAGAGGATGGCCTCAGACATGTCCTGAGCATGTGATTTTCATACTTCAGCCTCTGAGGAGCCGTCATTACGAGGCTCCCTCTACAggtattttttggttggttggctggttagcTGGTTGGTTTTGTGGTCTGAGGGCCTATGTGACAAttgtcatttcttttttgttttttgtttttaaccttgatgaatttactttatttttttttccattttttattaggtatttagctcatttacatttccaatgctataccaaaagtcccccatacccacccactccccctttttggccctggcgttcccctgtactggggcatataaagtttgcgtgtccaatgggcctctctttccagtgatagccgactaggccatcttttgatacatatgcagctagagtcaagagctccggggtactggttagttcataatgttgttccacctatagggttgcagatccctttagctccttgggtactttctctagctcctccattgggagccctgtgatccatccattagctgactgtgagcatccacttctgtgtttgctaggccccggcatagtctcacaagatacagctacatctgggtcctttcaataaaatcttgctagtgtatgcaatggtgtcagcgtttggatgctgattatggggtggatccctggatatggaagtctctacatggaccatcctttcatctcagctccaaactttgtctctgtaactccttccaagggtgttttgttcccacttctaaggaggggcatagtgtccacacttcagtcttcatttttcttgagtttcatgtgtttaggaaattgtatcttatatcttgggtatcctaggttttgggctaatatccacttatcagtgagtacatattgtgtgagttcctttgtgaatgtgttacctcactcaggatgatgccctccaggtccatccatttggctaggaatttcataaattcattctttttaatagctgagtagtactccattgtgtagatgtaccaatGACAATTGTCATTTCTAAGAAAAAGTGTGTCAAAGGTAAGGATGAAGGTGAAGCGCTATAAGTTTAGCTCTAGGCATGTCAGACTGACTAGCCAAGTGGGACAAACTGTTTGAAATACAAATTGAGGTTCGGAGAAAAGATAAAGACTAGAGATTACACTTGGAAAGCACTGGCTACACTACAATACAGGGACTTCTATTTGCTGAGTGTCTTCCAACAAGTTTCAAAAAGAACTCTTACCTACCAGATTTGCCCCAACAATAAATAGTTAAATATGCCTTGAAAGTATTTCACTTTTCTCTTGGTGTTTGGAAAGAAACATAGAGCATGCAACATGTGCAAAAAAGGAGGAAAATCAAAACTCAAAACTCCAGAAAGGCCAGAATGTTTTAAACCCAAGATCAGTTTATACAACAGAGAACATAAATTGCAAGACTCCAGTGATAAAGATGGAGTCCAGGGCCAGCCAGTCCTGAAAGGGGGCACGCTGGTATAGCGCAGTTCACAGAAAAGCACCCTACAAACAACAGCTGATAAAGTCAGGATACAAGTCTTAGAACCCTACACCAGCCACCTCACACAAGTTGGAAAAGGACCTGTTTTCAAAGCATGTAGAAATCAACGTAGATGCCCTTTCCTGCTGGGGAGTACAGAGCAAATTACATGAATGTGTTTTAGTAGGTCAATGAGCTCCAAAATTGAAAATACTCCCCCAAAATTGAAAGTCTCCCCCCTAAAATGGGGGATATAAGACATATCTGTGAAATAGTCCACTTGTGTGTTGGGGAGACTTTGTCCCAGCAGTCTATAGCCACTTCCTCTAATGTCTAACATGCTGTTGTCACTTCTAAACAGTTCTCCCACCTCTGAAATGTCACATGCTCTTTTGGCCCCCTAGACTTCCCAAGAGCCCCATGTACAGTGGCTGTTCTTGTCAGCTCTAGTTCTGCCATGTACTCCCAACCTAGAGCATGGGAGATGCTAAGAAATATATGTATAGGAAATAGTATTGAGAATGAATTCCAACATAGCACAAAGAGGGCTAGCTTGTTGTCTGATAAGGTAGTTCGCATATAAAGCACAGGTCCTCTCATTGCTAGGCATtattccttctgtctgtctgtatgtgtgtacctgcatCCATCCAATCCGAGGCCGGATCAAAGGGGTCCCGGTATGGAAAGAGCTTCTGGCCTGCCGCAGGAAGTGGGGCCGTCCTTCCAGGGACATAGAGCATCAGGGGCACACGGGTAGCAACATCAAAGTTGCTGTACTTGGCCCATTCTCCGTGTTCACCTAGGGCCCATCCTGGGCCATAAAAAAGCATACAAtataagaaaatgagtaaatataTTATGCTTTTCATACTTTAGATACCATTTCATTCCTCAGTATAAAGACCAGAGGACACTAAACCTCATAACTTAAGGAAATCCCTCTAGAATTATAAAATGTTCCTCATATAAATGCTGTTTTATTCCAAAGCAGACATCTGTTCACAAAGAAGAAACCTTCAAAAGGACACCCTTAAATTCCTAAACTAtagttttgggggaaaaaaactatactttttaaaagtaataaaaattaatatacacTGAGTTTTATCTGTTTCAAGAGGCACCCAATAAACATGCTTCCTCTGCCAAGGCAGGAAGCTGTCCATACTTTAGTGCCTATTAGGCACATGCTCTACCACTCAGCGGCACTCAGCAATTCTTCCTTATGACAGGGACCTGAAAGGCAGCCATTCTACTACTTTGCCCTCTATCAGGGACTTCAGGTTCTCTTtgtttaagatttacttatttattttatgtatgtgagtacactgtagctgtcttcagacacaccagaagagggcatcagatcccattacagatggttgtgcgccaccatgtggttgctgggaattgaactcaggacctctggaagagcagtcttaaccaaTGAGTCATCTCTTCACCCTCTGGGCTTCAGATTCTTAATACCAGGGTTGTATGAGCTACATAACTGTACACAAGATAAGGACATCttaggctgcagagatggctcagccattaaaggctaggctcacaaccaaaaatataagataaGGATATTTTGGGttctttattaattcattttatgtgcactggtgttttgcctgtgtgtgtgtctttgtgaggATGTGGGATTCCCTGTAACTAGAGCTACAGACAGTATGAAGACAGCCATGTGGGtattagggattgaacccaggtcctctaaaagagcagtcactgctcttaaacactgacccatctctccagcccctatcctGATCGTTTAAAACACTTATCATATACATTCATACGtgaagacaaaaaaataatacaaattttcAGCTCcaagtaagaaaaagaaatcctta
Encoded here:
- the Ids gene encoding iduronate 2-sulfatase isoform X3 — translated: MSVGKVFHPGISSNHSDDYPYSWSFPPYHPSSEKYENTKTCKGQDGKLHANLLCPVDVADVPEGTLPDKQSTEEAIRLLEKMKTSASPFFLAVGYHKPHIPFRYPKEFQKLYPLENITLAPDPHVPDSLPPVAYNPWMDIREREDVQALNISVPYGPIPEDFQRKIRQSYFASVSYLDTQVGHVLSALDDLRLAHNTIIAFTSDHGWALGEHGEWAKYSNFDVATRVPLMLYVPGRTAPLPAAGQKLFPYRDPFDPASDWMDAGRHTEDLVELVSLFPTLAGLAGLPVPPRCPIPSFHVELCREGQNLQKHLQLHDLEEEPDLFGNPRELIAYSQYPRPADFPQWNSDKPSLNDIKVMGYSIRTVDYRYTVWVGFDPSEFLANFSDIHAGELYFVDSDPLQDHNVYNDSQHGGLLHSLRP